The Deltaproteobacteria bacterium genome includes a region encoding these proteins:
- a CDS encoding glycosyltransferase family 9 protein: protein MNPLRHPPAADRILLVRLGAIGDVVRTLPAASALRAAYPGAHVAWLVEPASRSAVEGQPWVDEVLVFPRAELAGALRRLRPGRFAAALLGCVRALRRRRFDLVVDFHSIGKSALLARASGAPVRVGYAAPFAREGAWWLATARAKLAARRLSRFARNLALVEFLGVPVAPDAAPLRAGGDARRRLGDALGPGPAPVVLHPGTSADTPHKRWSAGAWAAVARGLAAEGQRVLVSHGAAAEERALAEAIVAGSDGAARLAPATAGLGELAALLGQARLFLGSDSGPLHVASLVGTPVVQLLGPTDPVENAPHPGTPSRSVRVPVACSPCRRGCASAPCMARIGPDAVLAAARALLAAPEPG, encoded by the coding sequence GTGAACCCGCTCCGGCACCCGCCCGCGGCCGACCGGATCCTGCTCGTGCGCCTCGGCGCGATCGGGGACGTGGTACGCACCCTGCCGGCCGCCTCGGCGCTGCGCGCCGCGTACCCGGGCGCGCACGTGGCCTGGCTCGTCGAGCCGGCGTCGCGCAGCGCCGTCGAAGGACAGCCCTGGGTCGACGAGGTGCTCGTCTTCCCGCGCGCGGAGCTCGCCGGCGCCCTGCGCCGGCTGCGCCCGGGCCGCTTCGCCGCGGCGCTCCTCGGGTGCGTGCGCGCGCTGCGCCGGCGCCGCTTCGACCTCGTCGTCGACTTCCACTCGATCGGGAAGAGCGCGCTGCTCGCGCGCGCGAGCGGGGCGCCGGTGCGGGTGGGCTATGCGGCCCCGTTTGCGCGCGAGGGCGCCTGGTGGCTCGCGACCGCCCGCGCGAAGCTCGCGGCCAGGCGGCTGTCGCGCTTTGCTCGCAACCTCGCCCTGGTCGAGTTCCTGGGCGTGCCGGTGGCGCCGGACGCAGCACCGCTGCGCGCGGGGGGCGACGCCCGCCGGCGGCTCGGCGACGCGCTCGGCCCGGGCCCAGCGCCGGTCGTGCTGCACCCGGGCACCAGCGCCGATACGCCGCACAAGCGCTGGAGCGCCGGCGCCTGGGCCGCCGTCGCGAGGGGCCTGGCCGCGGAGGGCCAGCGCGTTCTGGTGAGCCACGGCGCTGCCGCGGAGGAGCGCGCGCTCGCCGAGGCGATCGTCGCGGGATCGGACGGCGCGGCCCGGCTCGCGCCCGCCACGGCCGGCCTCGGCGAGCTGGCGGCGCTGCTCGGGCAGGCGCGGCTCTTCCTCGGCAGCGACAGCGGGCCGCTGCACGTCGCCTCGCTGGTGGGAACGCCGGTCGTGCAGCTGCTCGGCCCGACCGATCCGGTCGAGAACGCACCGCATCCGGGCACCCCCTCGCGCTCCGTGCGCGTCCCGGTGGCGTGCAGCCCCTGCCGGCGCGGGTGCGCGTCGGCCCCCTGCATGGCGCGGATCGGGCCGGACGCCGTGCTCGCGGCGGCGCGCGCGCTGCTGGCGGCCCCCGAGCCGGGGTAG
- the waaF gene encoding lipopolysaccharide heptosyltransferase II, which yields MAERILVRAPNWAGDVVMATPGLRALRAGRPGAHVAVHVKASLAPLLRGAPWIDEIVPLASAGRGAGALVREGVGLRARRFELGLCLPDSFSSALLMRCAGVGRIVGHATQGRRVLLHVAVAPRPGLVPREQQVLDVVAAAGCPAQGPHLELFVRDEEEQAARHALAAAGIGAGEPLALLAPGASFGPAKRWPPERFAAVGDALAAAGARVAVIGAPDEAPLASALAAAMRAPAALLTGRLDLGALKAVVRRARVLVCNDAGARHVAVAFGVPVLALFGPTSLAKTSWNLERVRAFAADVGCRPCYRRRCPIDHRCMTGIASERVAAAAVEAFRDPEGFRGDAARQLLREPAAPLAPARRRSVPA from the coding sequence GTGGCCGAGCGCATCCTGGTGCGCGCTCCCAACTGGGCGGGCGACGTCGTGATGGCCACGCCCGGCCTGCGCGCGCTGCGCGCCGGGCGCCCGGGCGCCCACGTCGCCGTGCACGTGAAGGCCTCCCTCGCGCCGCTGCTCCGGGGGGCACCCTGGATCGACGAGATCGTGCCGCTGGCCTCGGCGGGGCGCGGGGCGGGCGCCCTCGTGCGCGAGGGCGTCGGGCTGCGCGCGCGCCGCTTCGAGCTCGGCCTGTGCCTGCCCGACTCCTTCTCCTCGGCGCTCCTCATGCGCTGCGCCGGCGTCGGGCGGATCGTGGGCCATGCCACCCAGGGTCGCCGCGTGCTGCTCCACGTCGCGGTCGCGCCGCGCCCCGGTCTCGTGCCGCGCGAGCAGCAGGTGCTCGACGTCGTCGCGGCCGCGGGTTGCCCTGCGCAGGGCCCCCACCTCGAGCTCTTCGTCCGCGACGAGGAGGAGCAGGCCGCGCGCCACGCGCTGGCTGCGGCCGGGATCGGTGCCGGCGAGCCGCTCGCGCTGCTGGCGCCGGGCGCCTCGTTCGGGCCCGCGAAGCGCTGGCCCCCGGAGCGCTTCGCCGCGGTGGGCGACGCGCTGGCGGCGGCAGGCGCGCGGGTGGCGGTGATCGGCGCGCCCGACGAGGCGCCGCTCGCCAGCGCGCTCGCCGCGGCGATGCGCGCGCCAGCCGCGCTCCTCACGGGGCGGCTCGACCTCGGCGCCCTCAAGGCGGTGGTGCGGCGCGCGCGTGTGCTGGTCTGCAACGACGCCGGCGCACGCCACGTGGCGGTGGCGTTCGGCGTGCCCGTGCTCGCGCTCTTCGGCCCGACCAGCCTCGCCAAGACGAGCTGGAACCTGGAGCGGGTCCGGGCCTTCGCCGCCGACGTCGGGTGCCGGCCCTGCTACCGGCGCCGCTGCCCGATCGACCACCGCTGCATGACGGGGATTGCGAGCGAGCGCGTGGCCGCCGCAGCCGTCGAGGCGTTCCGCGATCCCGAAGGCTTCCGCGGCGACGCGGCGCGGCAGCTGCTGCGCGAGCCCGCGGCGCCGCTGGCGCCGGCGCGACGCCGCTCGGTGCCGGCGTGA
- a CDS encoding glycosyltransferase family 2 protein, with product MSDLSIVLLTWNGRELVLACLASIERALRGPGASLAVETLVVDNGSGDGTVAAVRERFPWAELVALPRNLGFAAGNNAGLARARGRYVALLNNDTEVLPGCFEACVRHLDAHPGVGVVGPQLLHPDGRLQNSIHNAPTLLGELVPRGVLESVWPRRFPSKRFRHDGPLEVEAVLGACMVARREALEAVGPLPEDYFFFLEETDWLFAMRAAGWRVVHLPEARLLHHHGATTKKRVPLATRIEYHRSLYHFFRKRRGAGRAAAVVAVRVAKLVLALLALAPLALVVPRERERWRERAAILAWHLRGCPASWGLAGIRAQAEGAA from the coding sequence GTGAGCGACCTCTCGATCGTGCTGCTCACCTGGAACGGGCGCGAGCTCGTGCTCGCCTGCCTGGCCTCGATCGAGCGCGCCCTGCGCGGCCCCGGGGCCTCGCTCGCGGTCGAGACGCTGGTCGTCGACAACGGCTCGGGCGACGGGACCGTCGCGGCGGTGCGGGAGCGCTTCCCGTGGGCCGAGCTGGTGGCGCTCCCGCGCAACCTCGGCTTCGCGGCGGGCAACAACGCCGGCCTCGCCCGGGCGCGCGGTCGCTACGTCGCCCTCCTCAACAACGACACCGAGGTCCTGCCGGGCTGCTTCGAAGCCTGCGTGCGGCACCTGGACGCGCACCCCGGCGTCGGCGTCGTGGGGCCCCAGCTCCTGCACCCCGACGGGCGGCTCCAGAACAGCATCCACAACGCGCCGACGCTGCTCGGCGAGCTGGTGCCGCGCGGGGTGCTCGAGAGCGTGTGGCCGCGCCGCTTCCCCTCGAAGCGCTTCCGCCACGACGGACCCCTCGAGGTCGAGGCGGTGCTCGGCGCCTGCATGGTGGCGCGCCGCGAGGCGCTGGAGGCCGTCGGCCCGCTGCCCGAGGACTACTTCTTCTTCCTCGAGGAGACGGACTGGCTGTTCGCGATGCGCGCGGCGGGCTGGCGCGTCGTGCACCTGCCCGAGGCGCGCCTGCTCCACCACCACGGCGCCACCACCAAGAAGCGCGTCCCGCTCGCGACCCGCATCGAGTACCACCGCTCGCTCTACCACTTCTTCCGCAAGCGCCGCGGGGCGGGCCGCGCCGCCGCCGTCGTCGCCGTGCGGGTGGCGAAGCTCGTGCTCGCCCTGCTCGCGCTGGCACCGCTCGCGCTCGTCGTGCCGCGTGAGCGCGAGCGCTGGCGCGAGCGCGCGGCGATCCTCGCCTGGCACCTGCGCGGCTGCCCGGCGTCCTGGGGGCTCGCGGGCATCCGGGCGCAGGCGGAGGGTGCGGCGTGA
- a CDS encoding NAD-dependent epimerase/dehydratase family protein — protein sequence MRVLVTGGAGFIGSHLVDALLARGHEVRVLDALEAQVHGPERKPPPWLPPAVDLRVADLRDRAAVRNALADVEAVFHEAAAVGVGQSMYEIERYVSANTLGAAVLLEELVERRGQLRRVVVASSMSLYGEGAYRDAEGRTVHPGLRPAAQLEARRWEPEDARGRPLAPVPTPESAPIAPTSVYAVTKRDHEELFLAVGNAYGIPTVALRYFNVFGTRQALGNPYTGVVAIFSSRLLNGRAPVLFEDGRQTRDFVHVSDVVAANLLAMEKDEAVGRIYNVGTGRATAIVEVAEALARALGVAVAPASTGQFRAGDIRHCFADVERITRELGFEARTSLAAGLRELLGWLRTQAPEDRVAEARGALERRGLAR from the coding sequence GTGAGGGTGCTGGTCACGGGGGGCGCCGGCTTCATCGGCTCGCACCTGGTCGATGCGCTGCTCGCGCGCGGCCACGAGGTCCGGGTGCTCGACGCGCTCGAGGCGCAGGTGCACGGTCCCGAGCGCAAGCCGCCGCCGTGGCTGCCACCCGCGGTCGACCTGCGCGTCGCCGACCTGCGCGATCGCGCGGCCGTGCGCAACGCGCTCGCGGACGTCGAGGCCGTCTTCCACGAGGCCGCGGCGGTCGGCGTCGGCCAGTCGATGTACGAGATCGAACGCTACGTGTCCGCGAACACGCTCGGCGCGGCCGTGCTGCTCGAGGAGCTCGTGGAGCGGCGCGGCCAGCTCCGGCGCGTGGTCGTGGCGTCGTCGATGTCGCTCTACGGGGAGGGCGCGTACCGGGACGCGGAGGGCCGGACGGTCCACCCCGGCCTGCGGCCGGCCGCGCAGCTCGAGGCGCGCCGCTGGGAGCCCGAGGACGCGCGCGGGCGGCCGCTCGCGCCGGTCCCGACCCCGGAGTCCGCGCCGATCGCGCCCACCTCCGTCTACGCGGTGACCAAGCGCGATCACGAGGAGCTCTTCCTGGCGGTCGGGAACGCCTACGGCATCCCGACCGTGGCGCTGCGCTACTTCAACGTCTTCGGGACGCGCCAGGCGCTCGGCAACCCCTACACGGGGGTGGTCGCGATCTTCTCGAGCCGGCTGCTCAACGGCCGCGCCCCGGTACTCTTCGAGGACGGCCGCCAGACCCGGGACTTCGTCCACGTCTCGGACGTCGTGGCCGCGAACCTGCTCGCGATGGAGAAGGACGAGGCCGTGGGGCGCATCTACAACGTGGGGACCGGGCGCGCGACCGCGATCGTGGAGGTGGCGGAGGCGCTCGCGCGCGCGCTCGGCGTGGCCGTCGCACCGGCGTCGACGGGGCAGTTCCGGGCGGGCGACATCCGGCACTGCTTCGCCGACGTCGAGCGGATCACCCGGGAGCTCGGCTTCGAGGCGCGCACCTCGCTCGCGGCCGGCCTGCGCGAGCTGCTCGGCTGGCTGCGCACGCAGGCGCCCGAGGATCGCGTTGCGGAGGCGCGCGGCGCCCTCGAGCGCCGGGGGCTCGCGCGATGA